One window of Alteromonas sp. LMIT006 genomic DNA carries:
- a CDS encoding S1-like domain-containing RNA-binding protein codes for MSHPFTPLVGTIIRQPVKHITEFGVFLAMDEHEDLLIPERHLQQAVNIGDMLYVYVFYEDNTDRILGSTKLSHYLPELDKTGEFAQGQSVVLHIFAASDLGYKVIINDTHLGLLFKVDALGSKRIGDECQGFIKQVREDGKIDVCLQLHTPGARKSLEEQILDALEAHNGLLTITDKSSPEEIQHAFHVSKGSYKKAIGALYKQKKIILNPEFIKLV; via the coding sequence ATGAGCCACCCATTTACCCCTCTTGTCGGAACCATCATCCGACAACCCGTAAAACACATCACTGAGTTTGGTGTATTTTTAGCTATGGATGAGCACGAGGATTTACTGATCCCAGAGCGACATTTACAGCAAGCTGTGAACATTGGAGACATGCTCTATGTCTACGTATTTTATGAGGACAATACAGATCGTATTTTGGGTAGTACGAAGCTATCACATTACCTACCTGAACTAGACAAAACAGGTGAATTTGCCCAAGGTCAAAGTGTCGTTTTGCACATATTTGCTGCTTCCGATTTAGGCTACAAAGTCATCATTAATGACACTCATTTGGGATTATTATTCAAAGTAGATGCATTAGGCAGCAAACGGATTGGTGACGAATGTCAGGGCTTTATTAAGCAGGTTCGAGAAGATGGTAAAATCGATGTATGTTTACAGCTTCACACACCCGGCGCGCGAAAATCTCTAGAAGAACAAATTTTGGATGCGCTCGAGGCACATAATGGGCTGTTGACTATCACGGATAAAAGTAGCCCTGAAGAAATCCAACACGCTTTTCATGTCAGTAAAGGCAGTTACAAAAAAGCCATTGGCGCACTATACAAACAAAAGAAAATCATTCTTAACCCAGAATTTATAAAACTCGTATAG
- a CDS encoding 5-oxoprolinase subunit PxpA translates to MKINCDLGEGFGRYQLCDTSAIMPYIDQANIACGMHAGDPVETIHTLKLAKQHHVTIGAHPSYPDRQGFGRRHMRMSASELADCITYQIALLLGLCQRYDCTLSYVKPHGALYHDMVSDTQIRKTLFQVIKDFEQDLSCMVPAFIKSNEMLEDAEQVGLNLQFEAFADRAYHNTGELVARSQPNSVLTLIEAQAQAKNVANGSPVTTVEGDELLLHADTLCVHSDTPNALELIKAVDCACR, encoded by the coding sequence GTGAAGATAAATTGTGATTTAGGAGAGGGCTTCGGTCGTTATCAGCTGTGCGATACAAGTGCCATTATGCCGTATATTGATCAAGCAAATATTGCATGTGGTATGCACGCAGGTGATCCAGTTGAAACCATTCATACCCTTAAATTAGCAAAACAGCATCATGTGACGATTGGAGCGCACCCAAGTTACCCCGATAGACAGGGATTTGGCCGTCGCCATATGCGAATGTCAGCATCTGAGTTGGCTGATTGTATCACCTATCAAATTGCGTTGCTTCTCGGTTTATGTCAGCGCTATGATTGCACCTTAAGCTATGTAAAACCTCACGGTGCGCTGTATCATGACATGGTGAGTGATACCCAAATTCGCAAAACGCTATTTCAAGTTATTAAAGACTTTGAACAGGATTTATCTTGCATGGTGCCAGCGTTTATTAAATCAAATGAAATGCTGGAAGACGCTGAACAGGTTGGGTTAAATTTGCAGTTTGAGGCGTTTGCTGATCGCGCTTATCACAATACTGGAGAACTAGTGGCACGCTCTCAACCCAATTCGGTTTTGACACTTATCGAGGCCCAAGCTCAAGCCAAAAACGTGGCAAACGGTTCACCGGTTACTACGGTTGAAGGCGATGAATTGTTGCTACACGCCGACACTCTATGTGTCCATTCTGATACCCCGAATGCCTTAGAATTAATCAAAGCTGTCGATTGCGCATGCAGATAA
- a CDS encoding allophanate hydrolase subunit 1 — protein MQITNLSIERLNENSWLCTPRHSSLKVTEWVRGLTTDPPDWLRDCVMVANSVMLVTQDEFDPWQIRRSIAQTFSLIGRHTQPTRHHHLTIDTACALDLEEVLEHVAMDAKALYEALSNIEFVVSANGFAPGFSYLSGLPKSLHLPRKATPRTAVPAGSFAIASEYAAIYPKVSPGGWYLLGHCEQTLFDVMQHPPSFLQLGDTVHFDFVGCHA, from the coding sequence ATGCAGATAACGAATTTATCTATTGAGCGTCTAAATGAAAACTCTTGGCTCTGCACGCCACGTCATTCATCCCTGAAAGTGACCGAATGGGTGAGGGGATTGACCACTGATCCCCCAGATTGGTTACGCGATTGCGTCATGGTCGCCAATAGTGTCATGTTAGTCACCCAAGATGAGTTTGACCCATGGCAAATACGTCGTTCAATCGCTCAGACCTTCTCATTGATTGGCCGTCACACACAACCAACTAGGCATCATCACCTCACAATTGACACAGCATGTGCACTGGATTTAGAAGAAGTGCTTGAACACGTTGCAATGGATGCAAAAGCCCTTTATGAAGCGCTAAGTAATATTGAATTTGTGGTCAGTGCCAATGGTTTTGCTCCGGGGTTCTCGTATTTGTCTGGTCTCCCTAAATCATTGCACCTCCCACGTAAAGCTACCCCAAGAACGGCCGTGCCAGCAGGTAGTTTTGCCATTGCTAGTGAATACGCTGCCATTTATCCCAAAGTATCACCAGGTGGATGGTATTTACTTGGACATTGTGAGCAAACGCTATTTGACGTTATGCAACATCCTCCGAGTTTTTTGCAATTAGGCGACACAGTCCATTTTGATTTTGTAGGGTGCCATGCTTGA
- the fur gene encoding ferric iron uptake transcriptional regulator: protein MDQNKELKKAGLKVTLPRLKILEILQQPNNQHISAEDVYKILLEQDEDIGLATVYRVLNQFDDAGILIRHHFEGGKSVFEISQKEHHDHLVCLTCGKVVEFEDPVIEQRQIEVAKENNMSLTHHSLYLYGECNKNNCENND, encoded by the coding sequence ATGGATCAAAATAAAGAACTAAAAAAAGCAGGCTTAAAAGTCACTCTCCCCAGACTTAAAATCCTTGAAATATTGCAACAGCCCAACAACCAACACATCAGTGCTGAAGATGTTTATAAGATTCTTTTGGAACAGGATGAAGACATCGGTTTGGCAACTGTTTATCGTGTACTCAACCAGTTTGACGATGCAGGTATTCTAATTCGACACCATTTTGAAGGTGGTAAATCAGTATTTGAAATCAGTCAAAAAGAACATCATGACCACTTAGTATGCTTAACTTGTGGTAAGGTGGTTGAGTTCGAAGACCCAGTTATTGAACAACGTCAAATCGAAGTTGCCAAAGAGAACAATATGTCTCTTACACATCACTCATTATATTTATATGGTGAGTGCAATAAAAACAACTGCGAAAATAACGACTAA
- the fldA gene encoding flavodoxin FldA, producing the protein MASVGLFFGSDTGNTEHVAKMIQKELGKNLIEVHDIAKSTKEEIAEFDLLLFGIPTWYYGEAQCDWDDFFPELEEIDFNDKLVAIFGCGDQEDYAEYFLDAMGMVRDIVEAKGAILIGQWSTDGYDFEASKGMADDTHFVGLGIDEDRQPELTEERVKNWCAQIREEMCLSELA; encoded by the coding sequence ATGGCAAGTGTCGGTTTATTTTTTGGTAGTGATACAGGCAACACTGAGCATGTTGCAAAGATGATCCAAAAGGAGCTTGGAAAAAATCTAATTGAGGTACACGACATCGCCAAAAGTACCAAAGAAGAGATTGCTGAGTTTGACTTACTTCTTTTTGGGATTCCAACTTGGTATTACGGTGAAGCTCAGTGTGATTGGGATGATTTTTTTCCAGAACTAGAAGAAATTGATTTCAATGATAAGTTGGTTGCGATTTTTGGTTGCGGTGATCAAGAAGACTACGCTGAATATTTTTTAGATGCGATGGGCATGGTAAGAGATATTGTAGAAGCTAAAGGCGCTATTTTGATCGGACAATGGTCTACCGATGGATATGATTTTGAAGCTTCAAAGGGGATGGCAGATGATACCCACTTTGTTGGTTTAGGAATTGATGAAGACCGGCAGCCGGAGTTGACAGAAGAACGTGTCAAAAACTGGTGTGCGCAGATCCGTGAAGAGATGTGTTTATCTGAATTAGCTTAA
- a CDS encoding DUF2788 domain-containing protein produces MLAEHFELIESVMMNLGLLILFLLMGFAVHDVLKKNDVPFIGRAVAYGVLGLGALGFVAKGLIQIFWVSSGVN; encoded by the coding sequence ATGTTAGCAGAACATTTTGAATTAATTGAAAGTGTAATGATGAACTTGGGTTTGTTGATCCTGTTTTTGTTAATGGGATTTGCCGTTCATGATGTACTCAAAAAAAACGACGTCCCATTTATCGGCCGAGCCGTTGCCTATGGCGTGCTGGGTCTTGGTGCATTAGGTTTTGTCGCAAAAGGGTTGATTCAAATATTCTGGGTATCCAGTGGTGTCAATTAA
- a CDS encoding alpha/beta fold hydrolase — MTDSSSDEWVILIHGLFGDLDNLKNLARELNRFANVLLVDLPAHGQSPATDSFDFVVYAQMIADTIKAKNIDNPHIVGHSLGGKIAMAMALNNRLNIRSLVVADIAPVAYPPRHDAVFNALNQVELAAVKSRSEVKTIFDKALQDESTRQFLLKSLKQKDGKWHWAFNLPLLQRDYAKLIDWPFTGLHASVPTLFIKGSDSDYIQPSMQGAIISSFPNAKAHIIEAAGHWLHAQKPVVFNRVVARFLQSQT, encoded by the coding sequence ATGACCGATTCATCATCTGATGAGTGGGTTATTCTTATTCATGGATTATTTGGGGATTTAGATAATCTAAAAAATCTCGCCAGAGAGCTCAATCGATTTGCAAATGTATTATTAGTCGACTTGCCTGCTCATGGACAGTCTCCAGCGACTGATTCGTTTGATTTTGTGGTTTACGCACAAATGATTGCCGATACGATCAAGGCTAAGAATATTGATAATCCGCACATAGTCGGTCATTCATTAGGTGGCAAAATAGCCATGGCCATGGCATTAAATAATAGGTTGAACATCCGGTCATTAGTGGTTGCTGATATTGCGCCAGTTGCCTATCCGCCCCGACACGATGCAGTTTTCAATGCATTAAACCAAGTTGAACTAGCTGCAGTGAAAAGCCGTTCAGAGGTAAAAACCATATTTGATAAGGCCCTACAAGACGAGAGCACGAGACAATTTTTACTTAAATCCCTCAAACAAAAAGATGGCAAATGGCATTGGGCATTTAATTTACCCCTTTTACAGCGCGATTATGCCAAACTAATTGATTGGCCGTTCACAGGTTTGCATGCTTCTGTGCCTACGCTATTTATCAAAGGCAGTGATTCTGATTACATACAGCCCTCCATGCAGGGCGCTATCATTTCTAGTTTCCCTAATGCCAAAGCGCATATCATTGAGGCTGCAGGTCACTGGTTGCATGCTCAAAAACCTGTCGTATTTAATCGGGTTGTTGCGAGATTCTTACAGTCACAAACTTGA
- a CDS encoding H-NS family nucleoid-associated regulatory protein — protein sequence MNDFVNILTHGRRLQGATKSLSIDELLDVQEKLASVIEKRRAQLVAEQAELEEKKAKIEAIRQQMIEAGLDISDFDAEHNVKPKQTRRKGQKRPVRYAITQDGQETKWTGIGRMPVVFREVLESGGSLEDYAV from the coding sequence ATGAACGATTTTGTCAATATTTTGACTCATGGGCGTCGCTTACAAGGCGCAACAAAATCACTAAGCATTGATGAATTATTAGATGTTCAAGAAAAATTGGCATCAGTTATCGAAAAGCGTCGTGCACAACTTGTTGCAGAACAAGCTGAACTTGAGGAGAAAAAGGCTAAAATTGAAGCGATTCGTCAACAAATGATCGAAGCTGGTCTCGATATTTCTGACTTCGATGCTGAACATAACGTAAAACCAAAGCAAACACGTCGCAAAGGGCAAAAACGTCCTGTTCGTTATGCAATTACCCAAGACGGCCAAGAAACCAAATGGACAGGTATCGGTCGTATGCCAGTAGTATTCCGTGAAGTGTTAGAATCCGGCGGTTCTTTGGAAGATTACGCTGTTTAG
- a CDS encoding electron transfer flavoprotein-ubiquinone oxidoreductase, with translation MTREIMEFDVVIVGAGPAGLSCAIKLQQMAQASDRELLVCVVEKGSEVGAHILSGAVLETRSLDELLPNWRELKAPLYTHVSKDEIYLLNNAQTSIRLPNWLTPNTMHNEGNFIVSMGNVCRWLAEQAENLGVEIFPGFAAAETIFEDGEVKGIVTSEMGRSRSGKEKPSFVPAMEIRAKYTVFAEGCRGHLGKKLISEFELDKDVKQPQHYAIGFKEVWEVPADQHQPGLVVHSAGWPLGKATGGGYLYHGDNNQVYVGLIVDLNYSNPYLSPFDEFQQLKTHPVFAKHLNNGQRLSYGARAIAKGGLHSLPQMTMPGGIMVGCEAGTLNFSKIKGNHTAMKSGMLAAEAIITALFEQQNMADIHNQLFNASWLYNELYRSRNFGSLIHKYGNVLGGALNIFEQNLFKGKTPLNIYDLGSDHKSLKPAEQSKVIEYPKPDNKLTFDKLSSVYISNTNHEEDQPCHLLLIDPDLPVSFTLKHYAEPAQRYCPAGVYEIIKNESGKDEFKINSQNCIHCKTCDIKEPSQNISWVPPEGGGGPNYPNM, from the coding sequence ATGACTCGAGAAATCATGGAATTTGACGTAGTAATTGTCGGTGCCGGACCGGCTGGCTTGTCTTGTGCTATTAAACTGCAACAAATGGCACAAGCCTCTGACCGAGAACTCTTGGTGTGTGTTGTAGAGAAAGGTTCTGAAGTGGGTGCGCATATTCTTTCTGGTGCCGTACTTGAAACAAGGTCTCTAGATGAATTACTCCCCAATTGGCGAGAGTTAAAAGCTCCGCTTTACACTCACGTGAGTAAAGATGAGATTTATTTATTAAATAACGCCCAAACATCAATTCGATTACCCAACTGGTTAACGCCAAACACCATGCACAATGAAGGTAATTTCATCGTATCAATGGGCAATGTCTGTCGTTGGTTAGCAGAACAAGCGGAAAACCTTGGTGTGGAAATATTTCCAGGGTTCGCCGCAGCTGAAACCATTTTCGAAGACGGTGAAGTAAAAGGCATCGTTACCTCAGAAATGGGTCGCTCGCGCAGCGGTAAAGAGAAACCAAGCTTTGTTCCAGCTATGGAGATCAGAGCAAAATACACTGTATTTGCAGAAGGATGTCGAGGCCATTTAGGAAAAAAACTCATCAGTGAGTTCGAATTAGATAAAGACGTTAAACAACCACAGCACTATGCCATAGGCTTTAAAGAAGTATGGGAAGTACCAGCCGATCAACATCAACCGGGATTAGTAGTGCACTCTGCTGGATGGCCATTGGGGAAAGCAACTGGCGGTGGTTATCTTTATCATGGCGATAATAATCAGGTTTATGTTGGCCTTATTGTCGATTTAAATTATTCCAACCCATATTTGAGTCCTTTTGATGAATTTCAACAATTAAAAACCCATCCTGTTTTTGCCAAACATTTAAATAACGGACAACGTCTTTCTTATGGCGCAAGAGCCATTGCAAAAGGTGGGCTGCATTCACTTCCACAAATGACTATGCCTGGGGGAATTATGGTGGGTTGTGAAGCTGGTACACTTAATTTTAGTAAAATAAAAGGCAACCATACAGCAATGAAATCGGGTATGTTAGCTGCCGAGGCGATTATTACTGCCCTGTTTGAACAGCAAAATATGGCAGATATCCATAATCAATTATTTAACGCTTCATGGCTCTATAATGAGTTGTATCGCTCTAGAAATTTTGGCTCTTTGATTCACAAGTATGGAAATGTGTTAGGCGGTGCCTTAAATATATTTGAGCAAAATTTATTTAAAGGAAAAACACCTTTAAATATTTACGATCTTGGTTCTGACCACAAATCACTGAAACCCGCAGAGCAATCGAAGGTAATTGAGTACCCAAAACCAGATAATAAACTAACGTTTGATAAGCTTTCATCTGTTTATATCAGTAATACCAATCACGAAGAAGACCAGCCCTGTCATTTGCTGCTCATTGATCCAGATTTACCTGTATCATTTACGCTTAAACACTATGCAGAACCTGCGCAACGATATTGTCCTGCTGGCGTATACGAAATCATTAAAAACGAGAGTGGCAAAGATGAATTTAAAATTAACAGTCAAAATTGCATTCATTGTAAAACATGCGACATAAAAGAGCCGAGTCAAAATATTTCATGGGTGCCACCTGAAGGTGGCGGAGGCCCAAATTATCCTAACATGTAA
- a CDS encoding electron transfer flavoprotein subunit beta/FixA family protein, with the protein MKILVPIKRVVDYNVKIKVNNEHTAVDLNNVKMSMNPFCEIAVEEAIRLKESGAAGEVVVVSIGSAEVVEQLRTALALGADRAIHIAGPNQLDSLDVAKVLKHLVDQESPDIVILGKQAIDSDNNQTGQMLAALTGMPQATFASKVSLQQGQLHVTREVDGGLQTLALKLPAIVTTDLRLNEPRYATLPNIMKAKRKPLESINMSDSGVTPHACLTTLKVTPPAQRKAGIKVADVAELVDKLKNEAKVIA; encoded by the coding sequence TTGAAAATACTGGTTCCGATCAAGCGCGTTGTCGATTACAACGTTAAAATCAAAGTCAATAATGAACACACTGCCGTCGATTTAAATAACGTCAAAATGTCCATGAATCCATTTTGCGAAATTGCTGTGGAAGAAGCGATTCGTTTAAAAGAATCTGGCGCAGCAGGTGAAGTCGTTGTTGTCTCTATCGGTAGCGCAGAGGTGGTTGAGCAGTTGCGAACCGCCCTTGCTTTAGGGGCTGACCGCGCCATACACATTGCAGGTCCTAATCAATTAGACTCGCTCGATGTGGCTAAAGTGCTCAAACATCTTGTAGATCAAGAGTCCCCGGATATAGTGATATTAGGCAAGCAAGCAATCGATTCGGACAACAATCAAACCGGGCAAATGTTAGCTGCATTAACGGGAATGCCTCAGGCGACGTTTGCTTCTAAGGTATCCCTCCAACAAGGACAGCTGCACGTCACACGAGAAGTTGATGGAGGTTTGCAAACGTTGGCGTTGAAACTGCCAGCTATTGTCACTACGGATTTACGCCTTAATGAGCCAAGATATGCCACCTTACCGAACATAATGAAAGCAAAGCGCAAGCCATTAGAGTCAATCAATATGAGCGATAGTGGAGTGACGCCACACGCTTGTTTGACGACGTTGAAGGTAACGCCACCTGCGCAGCGAAAAGCAGGCATTAAGGTGGCTGATGTGGCCGAGTTAGTGGATAAATTAAAAAACGAAGCCAAGGTGATCGCATGA
- a CDS encoding electron transfer flavoprotein subunit alpha/FixB family protein, with the protein MRTLIYAEHDNQHLKGETAKVVGAAGALNTPIDVLVAGHNVEAVVADAVRLSGVERVLVADASEYVAQLAENIALLVHSLSSEYDYILAPATTTGKNFLPRVAALCDVPQLSDVIAIESSDTFVRPIYAGNAIATVQSSAKKHVLTVRASAFDAVVYEGNAEVTTIESIFNTDGASFVSAELSASERPELTAASVVVSGGRGMQNGKNFALLEGIADKLNAAIGASRAAVDAGFVPNDMQVGQTGKIVAPDLYIAVGISGAIQHLAGMKDSKVIVAINKDEEAPIFQVADYGLVGDLFEILPELENSL; encoded by the coding sequence ATGAGAACGTTAATTTATGCCGAACATGATAATCAACATCTAAAAGGCGAAACCGCCAAAGTAGTGGGAGCGGCTGGTGCGCTCAATACGCCTATCGATGTATTGGTTGCAGGGCACAATGTGGAAGCAGTCGTTGCCGATGCTGTAAGATTATCTGGCGTTGAACGCGTTTTGGTGGCTGATGCGTCAGAATATGTTGCACAGCTTGCAGAGAACATTGCATTACTAGTGCACTCTCTATCAAGTGAATACGATTATATCTTGGCGCCCGCTACCACAACTGGCAAAAACTTTTTGCCTCGAGTGGCCGCGCTGTGCGATGTGCCACAATTGTCTGATGTCATTGCGATCGAATCAAGTGATACTTTTGTAAGACCCATTTATGCTGGTAATGCGATTGCCACCGTACAAAGCAGCGCAAAAAAACATGTGCTGACAGTGCGAGCCAGTGCGTTTGATGCAGTGGTTTATGAAGGCAATGCCGAGGTAACCACCATCGAGTCGATTTTTAATACAGATGGTGCCTCTTTTGTCAGTGCTGAACTCTCAGCGTCTGAGCGTCCTGAACTCACCGCTGCCAGTGTGGTGGTGTCTGGTGGTCGAGGTATGCAAAATGGTAAAAACTTTGCGCTGCTTGAAGGTATTGCCGATAAGTTAAACGCCGCCATTGGTGCTTCTCGTGCGGCAGTGGATGCCGGGTTTGTGCCGAACGATATGCAAGTAGGACAAACCGGCAAAATCGTCGCTCCGGATTTATATATCGCAGTGGGAATTTCTGGGGCCATTCAACATCTTGCTGGAATGAAGGACTCAAAAGTCATTGTCGCGATAAATAAAGATGAGGAGGCACCTATCTTTCAAGTGGCCGATTATGGACTGGTAGGGGATTTGTTTGAGATATTGCCCGAATTAGAGAATTCTTTGTAA
- a CDS encoding isoamylase early set domain-containing protein: protein MPLKKTYLKSKDECKVTFRLPKEQAATAQTVKLIGDFNDWETQVNPMKKLKSGEFTQTINLPKNKRYAFRYLVDDKEWQNDWAADAYIPNELTFDDNSVVEV from the coding sequence ATGCCACTTAAGAAAACCTATCTCAAATCCAAAGACGAATGTAAGGTCACCTTTCGTTTACCCAAAGAACAAGCTGCAACAGCACAGACCGTAAAACTTATTGGTGATTTTAACGATTGGGAAACCCAAGTAAACCCTATGAAAAAACTCAAATCCGGAGAGTTTACGCAAACCATCAATTTACCTAAAAATAAACGCTATGCATTTCGCTATCTCGTAGATGATAAAGAATGGCAAAATGATTGGGCAGCAGATGCCTACATTCCCAACGAGTTGACCTTTGATGATAACTCTGTGGTTGAAGTGTAA
- a CDS encoding efflux RND transporter periplasmic adaptor subunit: protein MSFIRKVGLPILILLVAVVIMVVLIMNKPKPDIKEVEEKAFLVDVMPVEVTDITYTVRSQGSVIPKVQSALTSQVSGIIESVSNVFVTGGMFHAGDILITLEQADRKTELQLAQAELARAQAAYELELARGKVAEEEWRSVGRSPSTTPELGLRKPQLDSEKANLQAAKANLERAKRNLERTVIRAPYNGMIMQKNVDIGQFVNTGMVLAQIASTDVAEVRLPLTDSDLAYLNLDASADGNVILRANVGGRPTQWPANLTRDEGVLNSQNRVIYAIAEVRDPYARNADTAHKVLRYGTFVRAEITGLSADDMVVLPRNLVRLDGTVLLVDENNRIEIRDVEVQRADDNDIYISAGLQPGEQIITSAVPNAYAQMPVRLAGEARTSDSASTNSTVE, encoded by the coding sequence ATGAGTTTTATTCGCAAAGTTGGGTTACCTATTCTTATCTTACTGGTTGCTGTGGTAATCATGGTGGTTTTGATCATGAACAAGCCCAAACCTGATATCAAAGAAGTCGAAGAAAAAGCGTTTTTAGTTGATGTTATGCCGGTTGAGGTCACTGACATTACGTATACCGTTCGTTCACAAGGCTCGGTGATACCCAAAGTACAAAGCGCATTAACCAGTCAAGTTTCTGGGATTATCGAGTCCGTATCGAACGTATTTGTCACCGGTGGGATGTTTCACGCAGGAGATATCCTAATCACCTTAGAGCAAGCGGATCGCAAAACGGAACTGCAACTCGCTCAAGCAGAACTTGCCCGTGCGCAAGCAGCTTATGAACTTGAACTTGCACGAGGTAAAGTGGCAGAGGAAGAATGGCGCAGTGTGGGGCGCAGTCCTTCTACCACGCCAGAATTGGGTTTGCGTAAACCCCAGTTAGACAGTGAAAAAGCCAACCTTCAGGCTGCAAAGGCCAATCTTGAACGTGCAAAGCGCAATTTAGAGCGTACTGTCATTAGAGCCCCTTATAACGGTATGATCATGCAAAAGAATGTTGATATAGGTCAGTTTGTTAATACCGGAATGGTCTTAGCCCAAATTGCTAGTACTGATGTGGCTGAAGTACGTTTGCCTCTGACCGATAGCGATTTAGCGTATTTGAATCTGGATGCTTCTGCTGATGGTAATGTGATTTTGCGTGCCAATGTAGGGGGGCGACCAACACAGTGGCCTGCGAATTTAACTCGCGATGAGGGGGTGCTGAACAGCCAAAATCGCGTGATTTATGCCATCGCAGAAGTGCGCGACCCTTATGCACGCAATGCAGATACCGCGCACAAAGTATTGCGGTATGGTACCTTTGTCAGAGCAGAAATCACTGGATTGAGTGCAGACGATATGGTGGTTTTACCGCGCAATCTTGTGCGTTTAGACGGTACCGTGTTGTTGGTTGATGAAAACAATCGTATTGAAATCCGTGATGTGGAAGTACAGCGCGCAGATGATAACGACATCTATATCAGTGCTGGTTTACAACCTGGAGAGCAAATTATTACCAGTGCCGTTCCTAATGCCTATGCACAAATGCCGGTGCGCCTAGCTGGCGAGGCAAGAACGTCTGATAGCGCCTCAACGAATAGCACAGTGGAGTAA